TCGCCAGGGAAATCTCCTCATTGTTGAGCCAGGCATTCTTGATGGCCGTAAATCCGGCATCGCTGGGCTTGAAGACCATCTCAAATTCGACGGTGCATTCCTTCAGCGTAGCAGCCGTGGCTCTCCATCCGGCATTGGCGCGGGTGGTGATGTCCGCCTCACCCGTTTCGTGGTTGACCGTCACATCCCGCACATTGGAAAGTTCGGTCATCCCGCCGGCAGCAGCAGGATCGAGTGTCGAAGGGTCGGCCAGGGCGGGGGCCTGGTACTTGATGACCGCTTCCATTCCGAGCTT
The sequence above is a segment of the Anaerohalosphaeraceae bacterium genome. Coding sequences within it:
- a CDS encoding phage tail tube protein, coding for MATTYKLGMEAVIKYQAPALADPSTLDPAAAGGMTELSNVRDVTVNHETGEADITTRANAGWRATAATLKECTVEFEMVFKPSDAGFTAIKNAWLNNEEISLAIISEDPDTSGAEGPCGNFSITNFSRSEPLEEAIVVQVTAKLSAWGHWYTKA